In Desulfonatronovibrio magnus, one DNA window encodes the following:
- a CDS encoding response regulator yields the protein MSSTPRVHGVNIPASRHSRIPIIAVTAHTQPGDREKFLKAGMDDYIGKPVTMEELETVLGKIRA from the coding sequence TTGTCCAGTACTCCCCGAGTTCACGGGGTAAACATTCCAGCATCCCGGCATTCCAGAATTCCAATTATCGCTGTCACGGCCCATACCCAGCCCGGAGACAGGGAAAAATTTCTAAAGGCCGGTATGGATGATTACATAGGAAAGCCAGTGACGATGGAAGAACTGGAAACCGTGCTTGGCAAAATCAGAGCATAA